The following coding sequences are from one Nicotiana tabacum cultivar K326 chromosome 1, ASM71507v2, whole genome shotgun sequence window:
- the LOC107760942 gene encoding protein CHLOROPLAST VESICULATION, translating into MAVATKLCLNLSPQPPSSNSIPPPSKTTQVSWQRKERSWKSQCVLGMACIVIGLELDSSILVNQEISAIAGDMQLQIIAGKPVQKWSEKRSCPPWNGNSLETIVPENLPRPVTRRRWEAVDYTTTQSAPEVKSVARFSKGCFTM; encoded by the exons ATGGCCGTTGCAACAAAGTTGTGCCTCAATCTCTCCCCTCAACCTCCTTCTTCTAACTCAATTCCTCCGCCTTCAAAGACTACTCAAGTTTCTTG GCAACGAAAAGAAAGATCATGGAAAAGCCAATGTGTATTAGGGATGGCATGTATCGTAATTGGATTAGAATTAGACAGCTCAATATTAGTAAATCAAGAAATTAGTGCTATCGCCGGAGACATGCAATTACAAATTATTGCCGGAAAACCAGTACAAAAATGGAGCGAGAAAAGATCATGCCCGCCGTGGAATGGGAACTCTTTAGAAACCATCGTGCCGGAGAACTTACCGAGGCCGGTGACTCGCCGGAGATGGGAAGCCGTTGATTATACTACTACTCAATCTGCACCAGAAGTAAAGTCGGTGGCAAGATTTAGTAAAGGGTGCTTCACTATGTGA